A single window of Tepidamorphus gemmatus DNA harbors:
- the coaBC gene encoding bifunctional phosphopantothenoylcysteine decarboxylase/phosphopantothenate--cysteine ligase CoaBC has translation MTRILLIVGGGIAAYKCLELIRRAREAGLSVRVVMSEAATRFVTPLSFASLSGGKVYTDLFSLTDEAEIGHIRLSREADLVVVAPATADLMAKMANGIADSLATAVLLATDKPVLMAPAMNPRMWSHPATQRNVARLRQDGIAVVGPNAGEMAEANEAGEGRMAEPAEILAAIRQRLAASAASAVLAGIRMLVTSGPTHEPIDPVRYLANRSSGKQGHAIAAAAAAAGADVTLVSGPVSLPDPPGVRTVHVETARQMLAAVEERLPVDVAVCAAAVADWRPEAEGSQKLKKDGSGAIPQLRLTENPDILQTLSQHHTLRPRLVVGFAAETETVIEHARAKLARKGCDLIVANDVSAASGVMGGDRNRVHLVSPEGVETWAEMAKTEVASRLVAHIGERLKAAAR, from the coding sequence ATGACGCGAATCCTTCTCATCGTCGGCGGCGGCATCGCCGCCTACAAGTGCCTCGAGCTCATCCGGCGGGCGCGCGAGGCCGGCCTCTCGGTCCGCGTCGTGATGAGCGAGGCAGCCACCCGTTTCGTGACGCCGCTGTCCTTTGCCAGCCTGTCGGGCGGAAAGGTTTACACCGACCTGTTCTCACTGACCGACGAGGCCGAGATCGGCCACATCCGGCTGTCGCGCGAGGCCGACCTGGTGGTGGTGGCCCCGGCGACCGCCGACCTGATGGCAAAGATGGCGAACGGCATCGCCGACAGTCTCGCAACCGCCGTGCTGCTCGCCACCGACAAGCCGGTGCTGATGGCGCCCGCCATGAACCCGCGCATGTGGAGCCATCCCGCCACCCAGCGCAATGTGGCGCGGCTCAGGCAGGACGGGATCGCCGTCGTCGGCCCCAATGCCGGCGAGATGGCCGAGGCGAACGAGGCGGGCGAGGGCCGCATGGCCGAGCCGGCGGAGATCCTCGCAGCAATCCGGCAGAGGCTCGCGGCGTCGGCGGCGTCGGCGGTGCTCGCCGGCATCCGCATGCTGGTCACCTCGGGGCCGACGCACGAGCCAATCGACCCGGTGCGTTATCTCGCCAACCGCTCCTCCGGCAAGCAGGGCCACGCGATCGCCGCGGCGGCGGCCGCCGCCGGCGCAGATGTGACGCTGGTATCAGGACCCGTCTCGCTTCCCGATCCGCCGGGGGTTCGCACCGTCCATGTCGAGACCGCCCGACAGATGCTCGCCGCCGTCGAGGAGCGGCTGCCGGTCGACGTCGCGGTCTGCGCGGCCGCGGTCGCCGACTGGCGGCCCGAGGCCGAGGGCAGCCAGAAGCTGAAGAAGGACGGCAGCGGCGCGATACCGCAGCTGCGGCTGACCGAGAACCCCGACATCCTGCAAACTCTGTCGCAGCATCATACGCTGCGCCCGCGCCTCGTCGTCGGCTTCGCCGCCGAGACCGAGACCGTCATCGAGCACGCGAGGGCGAAGCTTGCCCGCAAGGGCTGCGACCTCATCGTGGCCAATGACGTGTCGGCGGCGAGCGGCGTGATGGGCGGCGACCGCAACCGCGTCCATCTGGTCTCGCCGGAAGGCGTCGAGACATGGGCGGAGATGGCCAAGACCGAGGTCGCCAGCCGCCTTGTCGCGCATATCGGCGAGCGGCTGAAGGCAGCCGCCCGATGA
- the ubiB gene encoding 2-polyprenylphenol 6-hydroxylase yields MLRSVAHLARLAHAGLILCREHALDRVDPTDLPAGPASAIRLGQFLGRVIGRRDRREARLAAAFTRLGPSWIKLGQFLATRRDVVGDEMAADLASLQDRLPPFSDTIARQAIEAALGRPVDEVFDTLGPPVAAASIAQVHKATAEGRELAVKVLRPGIEQRFRRDLETFFFAARLIERVDPQARRLRPVDAVATLARSVAIEMDLRLEAAAISEMTENTAGDEGFRIPRVDWNRSAKRVLTLEWVEGTPIADRAALEAAGHDLKRLGALVIQSFLRQALRDGFFHADMHQGNLFVDAHGNVVAVDFGIMGRLGAKERRFLAEILWGFIRRDYRRTAEVHFEAGYVPDTHTVEEFAQALRAIGEPLRDKTAREISMARLLSQLFEVTELFDMRTRPELLLLQKTMVVVEGVARHLDPELDMWTTAEPVVGEWIRRHLGPQGALSSAAEGAASLGRLLFTAPDLLARGERIAAGLADMARDGFHLDDASVRAIARAEARRTRSGRIALWIGALALVAIAAAMWS; encoded by the coding sequence ATGCTCCGGTCGGTCGCCCATCTCGCCCGGCTGGCGCATGCCGGCTTGATCCTGTGCCGGGAGCACGCCCTCGACAGGGTCGATCCGACCGATCTGCCAGCCGGGCCGGCGTCGGCGATCCGCCTCGGCCAGTTCCTCGGCCGCGTGATCGGCCGCCGCGACCGGCGCGAGGCGCGGCTGGCCGCTGCCTTCACCCGGCTCGGCCCGAGCTGGATCAAGCTCGGCCAGTTCCTCGCCACCCGCCGCGACGTCGTCGGCGACGAGATGGCCGCCGATCTCGCCAGCCTGCAGGATCGGCTGCCGCCCTTCTCCGACACGATCGCGCGCCAGGCGATCGAGGCGGCGCTCGGCCGGCCGGTCGACGAGGTCTTCGATACGCTCGGACCACCCGTCGCCGCCGCCTCCATCGCCCAGGTGCACAAGGCCACCGCCGAGGGTCGCGAGCTGGCGGTCAAGGTGCTCCGGCCCGGCATCGAGCAGCGCTTCCGGCGCGATCTGGAGACCTTCTTCTTCGCGGCGCGGCTGATCGAGCGGGTCGATCCGCAGGCCAGGCGCCTGCGACCGGTCGACGCAGTGGCGACCCTGGCGCGCTCCGTCGCCATCGAGATGGACCTGCGGCTCGAGGCCGCCGCGATCTCGGAGATGACCGAGAACACGGCCGGGGACGAGGGCTTCCGCATCCCGCGGGTCGACTGGAACCGCTCGGCGAAACGGGTTCTGACGCTCGAATGGGTCGAGGGGACTCCGATCGCCGACCGGGCGGCGCTCGAGGCCGCCGGCCACGACCTGAAGCGCCTCGGGGCGCTGGTCATCCAGTCGTTCCTGCGACAGGCGCTGCGCGACGGCTTCTTTCACGCCGACATGCACCAGGGCAACCTGTTCGTCGACGCGCACGGCAATGTCGTCGCCGTCGACTTCGGCATCATGGGTCGGCTTGGCGCCAAGGAGCGGCGGTTCCTGGCAGAGATCCTGTGGGGGTTCATCCGGCGCGACTACCGCCGGACGGCGGAGGTGCATTTCGAGGCTGGCTACGTGCCCGACACCCACACCGTGGAGGAATTTGCCCAGGCGCTGCGTGCCATCGGCGAACCGCTGCGCGACAAGACGGCGCGGGAGATCTCGATGGCGCGACTGCTGTCGCAGCTGTTCGAGGTCACCGAACTGTTCGACATGCGCACCCGGCCGGAACTGCTACTGCTGCAGAAGACGATGGTGGTGGTCGAGGGCGTGGCGCGCCATCTCGACCCAGAGCTCGACATGTGGACGACGGCCGAGCCGGTCGTCGGCGAATGGATCCGGCGCCATCTCGGACCGCAGGGGGCCCTGTCGTCGGCCGCTGAAGGCGCGGCAAGTCTCGGCCGGCTGCTCTTCACCGCGCCGGACCTGCTGGCGCGCGGCGAGCGGATCGCCGCCGGCCTCGCCGACATGGCCCGCGACGGCTTCCACCTCGACGATGCCAGCGTGCGCGCGATCGCCCGCGCCGAGGCGCGCCGCACCCGGTCCGGGCGCATCGCCCTGTGGATCGGGGCGCTGGCGCTGGTGGCGATTGCCGCGGCGATGTGGTCATGA
- the ubiE gene encoding bifunctional demethylmenaquinone methyltransferase/2-methoxy-6-polyprenyl-1,4-benzoquinol methylase UbiE, whose amino-acid sequence MTRESSGADDARDTHFGFRSVPEAEKQGHVDAVFDRVARRYDLMNDLMSGGLHRLWKDALIAWLAPPKTGAGWSVLDVAGGTGDIALRIAEAAPAAEITVLDINPNMLDVGEARARKRGLAGRLTFVEGNAEEIGLPDQAFDAYTIAFGIRNVTHIDRALAEAYRVLRPGGRFLCLEFSPVDMPMLDRIYDLYSFNVIPAMGRLVAGDAEPYRYLVESIRRFPDRETFAGMIEAAGFSRVSYRCLSGGIAVLHSGWRI is encoded by the coding sequence ATGACGCGCGAGAGTTCCGGGGCGGACGACGCCCGCGACACCCATTTCGGTTTCCGCTCGGTCCCGGAGGCCGAGAAGCAGGGCCATGTCGACGCGGTGTTCGACCGCGTGGCGCGCCGCTATGACCTGATGAACGACCTGATGTCGGGCGGCCTTCACCGACTGTGGAAGGATGCCCTGATCGCCTGGCTGGCGCCGCCGAAGACTGGCGCCGGCTGGTCGGTGCTGGATGTCGCCGGTGGCACCGGCGACATCGCCCTGCGCATCGCCGAGGCCGCGCCGGCCGCCGAGATCACCGTTCTCGACATCAATCCGAACATGCTCGACGTCGGCGAGGCACGGGCTCGCAAGCGCGGGCTCGCCGGGCGGCTGACCTTCGTCGAGGGCAACGCCGAGGAGATCGGGCTCCCCGACCAGGCGTTCGACGCCTACACCATCGCCTTCGGCATCCGCAACGTCACCCACATCGACCGCGCGCTCGCCGAGGCGTACCGGGTGCTGCGCCCGGGCGGCCGGTTCCTGTGCCTGGAGTTCTCGCCGGTCGACATGCCGATGCTCGACCGCATCTATGACCTGTATTCCTTCAACGTGATCCCGGCGATGGGCCGTCTCGTCGCCGGCGACGCCGAACCCTACCGCTATCTGGTCGAATCGATTCGCCGTTTCCCCGACCGCGAAACCTTCGCCGGCATGATCGAGGCGGCGGGGTTCTCCCGCGTCTCCTACAGATGCCTGAGCGGCGGCATCGCCGTGCTGCATTCGGGCTGGCGGATCTGA
- the mutM gene encoding bifunctional DNA-formamidopyrimidine glycosylase/DNA-(apurinic or apyrimidinic site) lyase — MPELPEVETVRRGLAPAMENARLERVVARRPDLRFPLPERFAERLGGRTVTGLGRRAKYLLADLDDGMVLVMHLGMSGSFRVSQPGKAALPGDFHHPRSKIAAHDHVEFVLSGGATVTYNDPRRFGFMLLVPRAGIATHPMFAGLGAEPVGNAFDAAYLAARLAGRTMPLKAALLDQRIVAGLGNIYVCEALHRARLSPLRAAGTLATPAGRPNMRAVRLVEAIRAVIGEAIEAGGSSLRDHVRADGSLGYFQHAFRVYDREGAPCPTPGCRGTVTRIVQSGRSTFLCPRCQR; from the coding sequence TTGCCGGAACTTCCCGAAGTCGAGACGGTGCGCCGCGGTCTCGCTCCCGCCATGGAGAATGCGCGGCTCGAACGGGTCGTGGCGCGACGGCCGGATCTGCGCTTTCCCTTGCCCGAGCGCTTCGCCGAACGTCTCGGCGGACGCACGGTGACCGGCCTGGGACGGCGCGCGAAATATCTCCTCGCCGATCTCGACGATGGCATGGTGCTGGTCATGCATCTCGGCATGTCCGGCTCGTTCCGCGTCTCGCAGCCGGGCAAGGCGGCGCTGCCCGGCGACTTCCATCATCCGCGCTCGAAGATTGCCGCCCACGATCACGTGGAGTTCGTGCTGTCGGGTGGTGCCACCGTCACCTACAACGATCCGCGCCGGTTCGGCTTCATGCTGCTGGTGCCGCGGGCCGGCATCGCAACGCATCCGATGTTTGCCGGGCTCGGCGCCGAACCGGTCGGCAACGCCTTCGACGCGGCGTATCTGGCCGCACGGCTCGCCGGTCGGACGATGCCGCTGAAGGCGGCGCTGCTCGACCAGCGCATCGTCGCCGGCCTCGGCAACATCTATGTGTGCGAGGCGCTGCACCGGGCGCGGCTGTCGCCGCTGCGCGCGGCGGGGACGTTGGCGACGCCGGCCGGCCGGCCGAACATGCGCGCGGTCCGGCTGGTCGAAGCCATCCGCGCGGTGATCGGCGAGGCGATCGAGGCGGGCGGCTCGTCGCTGCGCGACCATGTCCGCGCCGACGGCTCGCTCGGCTATTTCCAGCACGCCTTCCGGGTCTACGACCGCGAAGGCGCGCCGTGTCCGACGCCCGGCTGCCGTGGCACCGTGACGCGCATCGTCCAGTCCGGCCGCTCGACCTTCCTCTGTCCGCGCTGCCAGCGCTGA
- a CDS encoding enoyl-CoA hydratase yields the protein MAYENILVETRGAVALITLNRPKALNALNSALMTELSTALDGFEADAEIRAIVITGSEKAFAAGADIKEMQSKTYMSAYLEDFITSWERVSRVRKPVIAAVAGYALGGGCELAMMCDFIIAADTAKFGQPEILLGVLPGAGGTQRLTRLVGKSKAMDLCLTGRMMDAAEAERSGLVSRVVPADKLIEEAVAAAEKIASLSLPAVMLTKEAVNRAYETTLAEGIRFERRVFHSMFSTEDQKEGMQAFIEKRPAVFRHR from the coding sequence ATGGCTTACGAGAACATCCTGGTGGAGACGCGCGGTGCGGTGGCGCTGATCACCCTCAACCGCCCGAAGGCGCTCAACGCGCTGAACTCCGCGTTGATGACCGAACTGTCGACTGCGCTGGACGGCTTCGAGGCCGATGCCGAGATCCGCGCCATCGTCATCACCGGCTCGGAAAAGGCCTTCGCCGCCGGCGCCGACATCAAGGAGATGCAGTCGAAGACCTACATGAGCGCCTATCTGGAGGACTTCATCACCTCCTGGGAGCGGGTCTCACGGGTTCGCAAGCCGGTGATCGCGGCGGTGGCGGGTTATGCGCTGGGTGGCGGCTGCGAGCTCGCCATGATGTGCGATTTCATCATCGCCGCCGACACCGCCAAGTTCGGCCAGCCGGAAATCCTGCTCGGCGTCCTGCCGGGCGCCGGCGGCACGCAGCGCCTGACTCGCTTGGTCGGCAAGTCCAAGGCGATGGACCTGTGCCTGACCGGACGGATGATGGACGCCGCCGAGGCCGAGAGGTCCGGCCTGGTGAGCCGTGTCGTGCCGGCCGACAAGCTGATCGAGGAGGCGGTTGCGGCGGCCGAGAAGATCGCCTCGCTGTCGCTGCCCGCGGTCATGCTGACCAAGGAGGCGGTCAACCGCGCCTACGAGACGACGCTCGCCGAAGGGATCCGCTTCGAGCGGCGCGTGTTCCACTCGATGTTCTCGACCGAGGACCAGAAGGAGGGAATGCAGGCCTTCATCGAAAAGCGCCCCGCCGTGTTCAGGCATCGCTGA
- the rpsT gene encoding 30S ribosomal protein S20, protein MANTPSAKKAARKIARRTAVNKARKSRVRTFVRKVEEAIASGDQTKAREALRAAEPELIRAAQKGVLHANTASRKVSRLAARVKSMQA, encoded by the coding sequence ATGGCGAACACCCCGTCGGCCAAGAAGGCGGCCCGCAAGATCGCCCGGCGCACCGCCGTCAACAAGGCGCGCAAGAGCCGCGTCCGTACCTTCGTCCGGAAGGTCGAGGAAGCGATTGCCTCCGGCGATCAGACGAAGGCCCGCGAGGCGTTGCGTGCCGCCGAGCCGGAACTGATCCGCGCCGCCCAGAAGGGTGTCCTGCATGCCAACACCGCTTCGCGCAAGGTGTCGCGCCTGGCGGCGCGCGTGAAGTCGATGCAAGCCTGA
- a CDS encoding rhodanese-like domain-containing protein — MSGAYAGDVSSSEAWRMLAEDPSAVLVDVRTRAEWTFVGVADLSPIGKQPVLIEWQSYPAMQVNPRFLEELAAALGAIPAAREAPLFFLCRSGARSASAAARATAAGYAACFNISDGFEGRLDVARHRGTVEGWKASGLPWVQS; from the coding sequence ATGTCCGGCGCATATGCAGGTGACGTTTCCTCATCCGAGGCCTGGCGGATGCTGGCGGAGGATCCGTCGGCCGTTCTCGTCGACGTGCGCACGCGGGCCGAATGGACCTTCGTCGGCGTCGCCGACCTGTCGCCGATCGGCAAGCAGCCGGTGCTGATCGAGTGGCAGAGCTATCCGGCGATGCAGGTCAATCCGCGCTTCCTCGAGGAACTCGCTGCGGCGCTCGGTGCGATCCCGGCCGCGCGCGAGGCGCCGCTGTTCTTCCTGTGCCGCTCGGGCGCGCGCAGCGCGTCGGCGGCGGCGCGCGCCACGGCGGCGGGCTATGCGGCCTGCTTCAACATCTCGGACGGTTTCGAGGGGCGGCTCGATGTCGCGCGCCATCGCGGCACGGTCGAGGGGTGGAAGGCATCGGGACTTCCTTGGGTGCAGTCATGA
- the dnaA gene encoding chromosomal replication initiator protein DnaA: MTDSGARHAEAWSRIVQRLRAEFGEDIYRSWFKGLSFVEVSDMTAVLTVATPFLRMWIRTNYGARLLALWRAECPGVERVDVRVRGVETATPERSTPAPVQRRLRDTRSAPALVQPATASGDQLFESAPLDPRFKFETFAVGESNKIAHDTALSVATSGSAGTMFNPLFIHGGVGRGKTHLLHAIAWKAAELDPSRRILHLSAEQFVFRFVSAVRSDAAIPFKETLRSIDLMLIDDLQFLQGKATHREFSHTMNALIEGCRQVVIVADRPPADLCGFDDRTRSRLAGGLVAAIGSQELALRRQILEARVRALAERGQSVDLSTEVLDYVARQVSSSGRDLEGALNRLAAYRCFANVPVTLDLAERVIRDLVATQERPQIRIEDIQRVVAMHYQVSRSDLVSNRRTRAIVVPRQIAMYLAKVLTPRSLPEIGRRFGNRDHTTVLHAVRKIEGLLAKDRSLARDIETLRRRIEDGES; the protein is encoded by the coding sequence GTGACGGACTCGGGCGCTCGCCATGCCGAGGCCTGGTCGCGCATCGTCCAGCGGCTTCGCGCCGAGTTCGGTGAGGACATCTACCGCAGCTGGTTCAAGGGGTTGTCCTTCGTCGAGGTGTCCGACATGACGGCCGTGCTGACGGTCGCCACGCCGTTCCTGCGGATGTGGATCCGCACCAATTACGGCGCCCGTCTGCTGGCGCTGTGGCGCGCCGAATGTCCGGGCGTCGAGCGGGTCGACGTGCGCGTGCGCGGCGTCGAGACGGCGACGCCGGAGCGGTCCACCCCGGCGCCGGTGCAGCGGCGCCTGCGCGATACGCGGTCCGCTCCGGCGCTGGTCCAGCCTGCCACGGCGTCGGGCGACCAGCTCTTCGAGAGTGCGCCGCTCGATCCGCGCTTCAAGTTCGAGACCTTCGCGGTGGGCGAATCCAACAAGATCGCGCACGACACCGCACTGTCGGTGGCCACGTCCGGTTCGGCCGGCACCATGTTCAACCCGCTGTTCATTCACGGCGGCGTCGGTCGCGGCAAGACACATCTGCTGCATGCCATCGCCTGGAAGGCGGCTGAGCTCGACCCTTCGCGCCGCATCCTGCATCTGTCGGCCGAGCAGTTCGTGTTCCGCTTCGTGTCCGCGGTGCGGTCGGATGCAGCGATCCCGTTCAAGGAGACGCTGCGCTCCATCGACCTCATGCTGATCGACGATCTGCAGTTCCTGCAGGGCAAGGCCACCCACCGCGAATTCAGCCATACGATGAACGCCCTCATCGAGGGCTGCCGGCAGGTGGTGATCGTTGCGGACCGCCCGCCGGCCGATCTGTGTGGCTTCGACGACCGAACCCGCTCGCGGCTCGCCGGCGGACTCGTCGCTGCCATCGGCAGCCAGGAGCTTGCGCTGCGCCGCCAGATCCTCGAGGCTCGGGTGCGGGCGCTCGCCGAGCGGGGACAGTCCGTCGATCTGTCGACCGAGGTGCTGGACTATGTCGCCCGTCAGGTCTCATCCAGCGGCCGCGACCTCGAGGGGGCGCTGAACCGGCTGGCAGCGTATCGCTGCTTCGCCAACGTGCCGGTGACGCTCGACCTTGCCGAACGGGTGATCCGCGATCTCGTCGCCACCCAGGAGCGACCGCAGATCCGCATCGAGGACATCCAGCGCGTCGTCGCCATGCACTATCAGGTGTCGCGGTCCGACCTGGTGTCGAACCGTCGCACCCGGGCGATCGTCGTGCCCCGCCAGATCGCCATGTATCTTGCCAAGGTGCTGACACCACGCTCCCTGCCGGAGATCGGCCGCCGCTTCGGCAACCGCGATCACACCACCGTGCTGCACGCGGTGCGCAAGATCGAAGGGCTGCTGGCCAAGGACAGGTCGCTGGCGCGCGACATCGAGACCCTGCGCCGCCGTATCGAAGACGGCGAGAGCTGA
- the dnaN gene encoding DNA polymerase III subunit beta, whose product MRVTIERAAFLKSLGHVHRVVERRNTIPILSNILVRADGATLQLKATDLDIEVVDTSPADVAQPGATTVAAHTIYDIVRKLPDGAQVALETGPDGASLVLSSGRARFTLQTLPGSDFPDITAGAFSHRFALPAGRLKRLIDKTQFAISQEETRYYLNGIYFHTVETDGLAHLRAVATDGHRLARVETDAPDGAQGMPGIIVPRKAVQELLRLLDDPAEAVGIELSANKVRFTLGAVVLTSKLIDGTFPDYARVIPTGNDRILRVDRDAFARSVDLVSTVSSERGRAVKLALDRDRVVLSVNNPDAGNATEELAAAYSSEPLEIGFNARYLLDITGQLESGEARFELADPGSPTLICDETDRSALYVLMPMRV is encoded by the coding sequence ATGCGTGTCACGATCGAACGCGCCGCGTTTCTGAAATCGCTCGGTCACGTCCACCGGGTGGTCGAACGGCGCAATACCATCCCGATCCTGTCCAACATCCTGGTGCGGGCGGATGGTGCGACGCTGCAATTGAAGGCCACCGACCTCGACATCGAGGTGGTCGATACCTCGCCGGCCGACGTGGCGCAGCCCGGCGCGACCACGGTCGCCGCCCATACGATCTACGATATCGTTCGCAAGCTGCCGGACGGCGCACAGGTCGCCCTCGAGACCGGCCCCGACGGCGCCTCGTTGGTGCTGTCCTCCGGGCGCGCCCGCTTCACGCTGCAAACCCTGCCGGGCTCCGATTTCCCCGACATCACCGCCGGGGCGTTCAGCCACCGCTTCGCGCTGCCCGCTGGCCGGCTCAAGCGGCTGATCGACAAGACACAGTTCGCGATCTCCCAGGAGGAGACCCGCTACTACCTGAACGGCATCTACTTCCACACGGTCGAGACGGACGGGCTTGCGCATCTGCGCGCCGTTGCGACCGACGGCCACCGGCTTGCCCGCGTCGAGACCGACGCGCCGGACGGGGCGCAGGGGATGCCGGGCATCATCGTGCCGCGCAAGGCGGTGCAGGAACTCCTCCGGCTGCTCGACGATCCGGCCGAGGCGGTTGGCATCGAACTGTCCGCCAACAAGGTGCGGTTCACGCTGGGCGCCGTGGTCCTCACCTCGAAACTGATCGACGGCACCTTCCCGGACTATGCCCGGGTCATCCCGACCGGCAATGACAGGATCCTGCGCGTCGATCGCGATGCGTTCGCCCGCAGCGTCGACCTTGTATCGACCGTCTCCAGCGAGCGGGGGCGGGCGGTAAAGCTCGCGCTGGACCGCGATCGCGTGGTGCTGAGCGTCAACAATCCCGACGCCGGCAACGCGACGGAGGAATTGGCCGCGGCCTATTCGTCCGAGCCGCTTGAGATCGGCTTCAACGCGCGCTACCTGCTCGACATAACCGGGCAGCTGGAGAGCGGCGAGGCGCGGTTCGAACTCGCCGACCCAGGCTCGCCGACACTGATCTGCGACGAAACCGACCGCTCGGCGCTCTACGTGCTGATGCCGATGCGGGTCTGA
- the recF gene encoding DNA replication/repair protein RecF (All proteins in this family for which functions are known are DNA-binding proteins that assist the filamentation of RecA onto DNA for the initiation of recombination or recombinational repair.) has product MDDAGPSGARHRVAIRRLALTDYRNYPELRLTLGPQPVVLTGANGAGKTNLLEALSYLAPGRGLRGASLDAVIRAGADAFAVAASVERGEAAVDVGTGFRRGESGREVRIDRQRARSVSALGEIVRVLWLTPAMDGLFTGAAADRRRFLDRLVLTLDPGHAARVGEFEKLMRQRNRLLEEARPDRRWLDAVEHELAGSAVALAAARAEAVARLSAALAGRAGGVFPDPALELVGTLENELRAMPALDVEENYRRALQAARRRDAAAGRTLLGPHRSDLSVVHANRGVPAAIASTGEQKGLLIALVLAHARIVAAADRGVAPLLLLDEVAAHLDDIRRAALFGEILALGAQAWMTGTDRLLFADIAADAQCFEVIDGRVSPL; this is encoded by the coding sequence ATCGACGACGCCGGCCCGTCCGGGGCCCGGCACCGCGTTGCGATCCGCCGGCTGGCGCTGACCGATTATCGCAACTATCCGGAGCTGCGGCTGACGCTCGGGCCGCAACCGGTGGTGCTGACCGGGGCCAATGGCGCCGGCAAGACCAATCTCCTCGAGGCGCTGTCCTACCTGGCCCCCGGCCGCGGGCTGCGTGGCGCCAGCCTCGACGCGGTGATCCGCGCCGGCGCCGACGCCTTCGCCGTGGCCGCCTCCGTGGAGCGCGGCGAGGCCGCGGTCGATGTCGGCACCGGATTCCGCCGCGGCGAGAGCGGTCGCGAGGTGCGGATCGACCGGCAGCGGGCGCGCTCGGTGTCGGCGCTGGGCGAGATCGTTCGCGTCCTGTGGCTGACGCCGGCGATGGACGGTCTGTTCACCGGCGCCGCCGCCGACCGGCGCCGCTTCCTCGACCGCCTGGTGCTGACGCTGGATCCTGGCCACGCCGCCCGGGTCGGCGAGTTCGAGAAGCTGATGCGTCAGCGCAACCGCCTGCTCGAGGAGGCACGTCCCGATCGACGCTGGCTCGATGCGGTCGAGCATGAGCTTGCCGGATCGGCGGTAGCGCTCGCTGCCGCGCGGGCAGAGGCGGTGGCGCGGTTGAGCGCGGCACTCGCCGGCCGTGCGGGCGGAGTCTTCCCCGACCCCGCCCTGGAGCTGGTCGGAACCCTGGAGAACGAGCTGCGCGCGATGCCGGCGCTGGACGTCGAGGAGAACTATCGCCGCGCGCTGCAGGCGGCGCGACGTCGGGATGCCGCCGCCGGGCGGACGCTGCTCGGCCCGCATCGCAGCGATCTGTCGGTCGTCCATGCCAATCGCGGTGTCCCCGCCGCCATCGCCTCGACCGGCGAGCAGAAGGGGCTGCTGATCGCCCTCGTCCTCGCCCATGCGCGGATCGTGGCCGCCGCCGATCGGGGGGTCGCGCCGCTTCTGCTGCTCGACGAGGTGGCGGCGCATCTCGACGATATCCGGCGCGCGGCGCTGTTCGGCGAGATCCTGGCGCTCGGCGCGCAGGCCTGGATGACCGGCACAGACCGGCTGCTGTTCGCCGACATCGCTGCCGATGCGCAATGCTTTGAGGTCATCGACGGCCGGGTGTCGCCGCTGTGA
- a CDS encoding LysE family translocator encodes MDTTSLVAFALALGLAAAIPGPGIAAIVGRALGTGFRPTLPMMAGLIVGDLVYLSAAALGLGVIAASFGTVFVIIRWLGAAYLVYLAIRLWTAKPEHGVIAARTGGGPVSTFLAGLAVTLGNPKVILFYLAVLPTIVDLGGLTALAFAEMSAVVILDLVVVIGAYAALAARARRMFESAAARRRLNRLAGASMMGAAAAIAARG; translated from the coding sequence ATGGACACGACCAGCCTCGTCGCCTTCGCGCTCGCCCTCGGGCTTGCCGCCGCCATTCCCGGGCCGGGCATCGCGGCGATCGTCGGTCGTGCGCTCGGCACCGGCTTCCGCCCGACCCTGCCGATGATGGCCGGACTGATCGTCGGCGACCTCGTCTACCTGTCGGCCGCGGCGCTCGGGCTCGGGGTCATCGCGGCGAGCTTCGGCACGGTGTTCGTGATCATTCGCTGGCTCGGCGCGGCCTATCTCGTCTATCTCGCCATCCGGCTTTGGACCGCGAAGCCCGAGCATGGCGTCATCGCGGCGCGCACCGGCGGCGGGCCGGTCTCGACCTTCCTGGCCGGGCTGGCGGTGACGCTCGGCAACCCGAAGGTGATCCTGTTCTATCTCGCTGTCCTGCCGACCATCGTCGATCTCGGCGGCCTGACGGCGCTGGCCTTCGCGGAAATGTCGGCGGTGGTGATCCTCGACCTCGTGGTGGTGATCGGCGCCTACGCGGCGCTCGCCGCCCGTGCCCGCCGGATGTTCGAGTCGGCGGCGGCGCGCCGCCGGCTCAACCGGCTCGCCGGCGCCAGCATGATGGGCGCGGCGGCGGCGATCGCGGCGCGCGGCTGA